In Chitinispirillales bacterium ANBcel5, a single genomic region encodes these proteins:
- a CDS encoding Rid family detoxifying hydrolase yields the protein MNSRLIRTDKAPLPVGPYSQAVSCGDFLFISGQIALDPHSGTICGTTTEEQTRCVMHNLRAILHSQGLKVTSLVKTTVFLKDMADFPSFNSVYEKELQGAKPARSVVEVSSLPMDGRVKIEAVACR from the coding sequence ATGAATTCCCGTTTGATCAGAACAGACAAGGCACCTCTTCCGGTCGGCCCCTATAGTCAGGCTGTTTCATGTGGCGATTTTCTGTTCATTTCAGGACAGATTGCACTGGATCCACATTCAGGTACGATCTGTGGCACCACCACAGAGGAGCAGACCCGTTGTGTTATGCACAACCTCAGGGCGATCCTTCACTCCCAGGGCCTGAAGGTTACTTCTTTGGTTAAAACTACTGTTTTTTTGAAAGATATGGCAGATTTTCCATCCTTTAACAGCGTGTATGAAAAGGAACTGCAGGGTGCTAAACCTGCCCGCAGTGTAGTGGAGGTATCCTCACTTCCTATGGATGGTAGAGTGAAGATAGAGGCGGTAGCGTGCAGGTAA